A genomic window from Flavobacterium sp. I3-2 includes:
- a CDS encoding nitrogen regulatory IIA protein, with the protein MKKIRENMERFFDKLDDRWRALPLRKQHLYTLYFFIGYLLVTVGVVAKVWYDTSNSKNDMQIEHIENPVLKKNESPATLQDTLSTILKNQIYERK; encoded by the coding sequence ATGAAAAAAATCAGGGAAAATATGGAGAGGTTTTTTGACAAGCTGGACGACCGTTGGAGGGCTCTACCATTGAGGAAGCAACACCTATACACGCTGTACTTCTTTATTGGCTATCTGCTGGTTACTGTAGGCGTTGTTGCCAAAGTATGGTACGATACAAGCAATTCAAAAAATGATATGCAGATAGAGCATATTGAAAACCCTGTCCTTAAAAAGAACGAAAGTCCTGCAACGTTGCAGGACACATTATCAACAATTTTAAAAAATCAGATTTATGAAAGAAAATGA
- the traM gene encoding conjugative transposon protein TraM translates to MKENENKKSAVRVTEGNPKETADLLQNGKENKMKKLKKPLIFGLMGIVFVGCMYLIFKPSEDKKEIENIGLNDAVPQATGAGMPADKGKAYELEMLERKEQEKRNGLATLSDYWNTDDKKEPADEFTEDDDESTGYGGGSRNSGRNSSLALNSYRNAQSTLDNFYQDNNSETMELRKQLDELKEQLADRDMPKPTTVDDQIALMEKSYQMAAKYLPTNTNPNTAEQPVPATNGTTSVASGASKKEHFVSFTAARKNTVSALYREPTDSEFLENWSETRNRGFYTAGTTEQVVQPKNSIKACVHDAQTVVGETGVRLRLLEPAKTPSRTIPQGTIVTANAKFQSGRLQLKITSVELEGNIIPVDITIYDIDGQQGLYVPYSPEMNALTEMAGNMSQQSGTSLMLTQNAGQQVAADLSRGVVQGISGYFAKKVRTPKVTLKAGHQVFLVSKQ, encoded by the coding sequence ATGAAAGAAAATGAGAACAAAAAGTCGGCTGTTCGGGTAACAGAGGGTAACCCGAAAGAAACCGCCGATTTACTGCAAAACGGTAAGGAGAATAAAATGAAAAAGCTTAAAAAACCTTTGATTTTTGGTTTGATGGGTATTGTTTTCGTTGGTTGTATGTATTTAATTTTCAAACCGTCGGAAGACAAAAAGGAAATCGAAAACATCGGGCTGAACGATGCCGTTCCACAAGCTACCGGAGCAGGAATGCCTGCCGACAAAGGCAAGGCGTATGAACTTGAAATGCTGGAACGCAAAGAACAGGAGAAACGTAATGGTTTGGCAACGCTTTCAGATTATTGGAACACAGATGACAAGAAAGAACCTGCGGATGAATTTACCGAAGATGATGATGAAAGCACCGGCTATGGAGGTGGTAGTAGAAATTCGGGAAGAAACAGTAGTCTTGCATTAAACAGCTATCGAAATGCACAAAGCACATTGGACAATTTCTATCAGGACAACAATTCGGAAACAATGGAGCTTCGCAAGCAATTGGACGAGTTGAAAGAACAACTAGCCGATAGAGATATGCCAAAGCCTACAACCGTAGATGACCAGATTGCATTAATGGAAAAATCTTACCAGATGGCGGCAAAATATCTCCCGACAAATACGAATCCCAACACAGCAGAACAACCTGTACCCGCAACAAATGGTACCACTTCAGTGGCTTCGGGTGCTAGTAAAAAAGAGCATTTTGTATCATTTACTGCTGCAAGGAAGAATACCGTATCTGCTTTATATCGGGAGCCTACAGATAGTGAGTTTTTGGAAAATTGGAGTGAAACTCGAAACAGAGGGTTTTATACCGCAGGTACTACCGAACAAGTAGTACAGCCCAAAAACAGTATCAAAGCCTGTGTACACGATGCGCAGACAGTGGTTGGCGAAACGGGTGTTCGTTTGCGATTATTAGAACCAGCAAAAACACCAAGTCGTACTATTCCGCAGGGAACGATTGTAACCGCTAATGCCAAGTTTCAAAGCGGACGTTTACAGCTTAAAATTACCTCTGTTGAACTGGAAGGTAATATCATTCCGGTTGATATCACTATCTATGATATAGACGGACAACAAGGCCTGTATGTTCCATATTCTCCCGAAATGAACGCCCTTACTGAAATGGCTGGCAACATGAGTCAGCAATCAGGGACAAGTCTTATGCTCACGCAGAATGCCGGACAACAAGTTGCTGCCGATTTGAGCCGTGGTGTAGTGCAAGGAATTTCGGGCTATTTCGCCAAGAAAGTACGAACGCCAAAAG